The Halorhabdus rudnickae DNA segment TGGTCAGTGATCGCGACCGCCTCGAGACCGGCTCGGCGGGCCGCATTCGCGACACGCTCGGGCGCGAGCGAACCGTCCGAACGCGTGGTGTGAACGTGTAGATCGGCGACGACCATGGACCGGATTGGCCGAGGGCCCCCTTCCACCTTGCGGTGGCCCCGGCGCGGTGACGACCGCGGCTGTTCTGCCCTGTGTGACTCAGTTTCATGATCTCAGATTATTAATTGTTAAGGTTTATTAGGGACCATGATTTTTAGAGATGTATGCGGACGATTCAAGACGCGACCGACCGACTCAGAATGCACCACTATCCGACCACGACCGCCGACCTGCTGGCCGCGTGCGGCGACGTCGAGATAGAGTACTCGGACGGATCGGAGACACTCGCGGAAGTCTTCGGCCGCCTCGACGCAGAAACCTACGAAACACACGAAGAGGCTACAGCGGCGCTATACTCTGCCGTCAGCGCCGGCGCTATCGGCCGGAAGTTCTACAGCGATCGCGATCCGTTCAGCCCCGGTGCTGATGTCCGTACCCAGCGGTCGCTGTAGGCGGCGTCTCGGACACCGAAGCAGGTCACTTCCTGAGGAATTCCGGGAGTCGTTCGGCCTCGAGTTCATCCTCGATCGGTCGATCGAGTAGATCCAGCGAATCCAGTGCGGCCGGGAGTCCGTCACGATCGCCGGTCGGCAGGGCGTCCTCGTCGACTGTGGTCTTCGGACCGTCGTCCTCGACGAGTGCGTCCCAGACGTCCTCGTCCTCGTCGAACTCCCGGCGTTTCCCCGTTGCCTTTTGTTTGCCCTCCTGGTAGGCGAGTTCGACGATGCTACGGTCATAAGAGTTGACCGTCGTCTCGAGAACGCGGTCGTACTCCTCGGGATCGGGATCACCAAGGACCGAAGCCACACCCAGGGCAAACGCTCGCTCGGCGGCCTCGTTCTTGCCCAGTGTTTCCCACTCGGTACCGTAGGTGCGGTCGTACATATCAGGCCTGGACCTTCCGGTCCGTGTGGACGCACAATCCCTCGTCAGAAAACTCGATCTCGCGGATGTCACAGTCGATGGCAGTCCCGCGCATCTTGATCACCTGGATGCCCCGTTGCATCCCGCCGGACTCCAAGAAGTTGTGGAAGAAGATCACGCCGTGGGCCAGGTAGTGCTCGTCCGAGTAGGCACTCGGGTCGGTCATCTCCGAAATGAGGACGATCGTGGCGTCGGTCTGTTTCAGCGCCGAGAGAAAGCCCGTGATCTCGTCGCTGACATCGTTGAAGAAGTGCTGAAGCAACATCGTCGAGTCGATCACGACGCGGTCGACATCGTTGGACTCGATGTAGGCTACGAGGC contains these protein-coding regions:
- a CDS encoding RAD55 family ATPase is translated as MRVASGVPGFDDLVDGGLLSDRLYVVSGPPGSGKTTFSSMFITQGAKEGENCLYVTMHETKKELQEDMSGFEFGFDRAIQSNAVQFLNLVTEPGKRAISQFGKEGGLTNRLVAYIESNDVDRVVIDSTMLLQHFFNDVSDEITGFLSALKQTDATIVLISEMTDPSAYSDEHYLAHGVIFFHNFLESGGMQRGIQVIKMRGTAIDCDIREIEFSDEGLCVHTDRKVQA
- a CDS encoding DUF5789 family protein, whose translation is MRTIQDATDRLRMHHYPTTTADLLAACGDVEIEYSDGSETLAEVFGRLDAETYETHEEATAALYSAVSAGAIGRKFYSDRDPFSPGADVRTQRSL